The Brassica napus cultivar Da-Ae chromosome C1, Da-Ae, whole genome shotgun sequence DNA segment ttatatgttttcttgtcGGTATACAATAAATgtatagtttacaaaaaaaaaaaaaaaaatacaataaatgtATATGTACGCCCCTATGTGTTAATGGCAACGTTAGACACATACTTACACATATGTAAGTAAAGAAATGCCCCCAAAGAATAACGGCCCTTCGTATTAACCAAAGTACACTAAAGCATCTTCCGAGAAAAATTTCTAGCGAACCAAACAGCCACGTGGTATATTAATCaaccaattattaaatttatcataatCCATACGAATAATTGTATGGCTCGACGTGAACGTGTACGTTCAGTATAAATATAGCTCGCCTTTTGCAAGTAAGACATCACAAAGACGAGAGATTTCAAGACGCGGagaacagagagagaagaaacaTATACCTCAAAGGCGCAAAACACacaccaaagaagaagaacacaaTATGGTGTCTCAAAAGCTGGAGATTTGCATCGAGTTAGTGAAGTTTGCCGTCGTTTTTGTAGCCACCGTGGCTGAATCAGTAGAAAAGGCTTTCCGTAAGCCTTTGCCGGCGCTTCCGGCAGCTCATGATGGTAGTCGGAATAGTTACTCGGCCGTTCCCATTCCTCTTGTTGGATTCATGTGATgagctttttttgtttgtttattttatttttcttctctttttggtttttggcCTCGTTAAAGTTAGGAGTGGCGTTTTTGGAAGTTGTTGATATGTGTATAAGCATAATCATAGTAATCATGAAGAGTTGCAGATGAATCAAACCGTCGAACTTTACCAAAAAATTTGAGCATTAATCGCTTTAACTTTCTTTAAGATCCTTTGAAGATACTACTAATCTGCAACtttgaaaaattgtaaattacaaatatattCGATAACTTATTATATTTAGTAAGCCATCCAGtatttgttttctattattgacaatttttaaaaattcttcaCCTGTTGCAGAGAGAATAGTTAGTCTTACAACCAGGTGGTGGTGGTTTCCACTAGAGAAGGAGTTGCCCTGTTGGTCAACGCCAGTAATCGATTCTCTTCTAGTACGAAATTATTAGCTCCACATGTAGCCACGCGGATATGGACCCATGCTTACGGTTCATTTGAATATCCGGGAGATGATCCATCCGTGTGTTGCAGCTCCCACCCGGGGGTGAGATCTATAGTTGCGAAAAAAGAAAGTCTTACACGGAAAGAATTACTACCACTTTCTAGGGAGAAACAATGCCTGAAAATAGCTAGTGAGGTGTGTGAATTAAGTTAGTTGGTTTCTGAAAAGAGTTATGTCAAACTCTTAGAAGTGGATTTGAATTGTGGGATTCTTGACACGACACGAATTCAGGTCTCAGATAAAATATGTAaccatgttcatgttcatccaaTCTAGTTTGGTGAAGTTAAGTTTCAGTTTATATAACGAAAAATTGGTTTCATTTAGTTTTCCGGAATTTAAAGCGAATGTAtcctaattaattaataaatttcgatTTATTGTTTTTATCCTTCTCAGGATTCATAATGTAAAGTGTTCAActtaatttgattagttttttgaaaatatttagtcgGAGTTGCTAATGTTGAAAGTCAAACCAATTACAAAGTGATTACTGTTCTTGGTTGGCCAACCACGAAGTGATATTAAATCGGCATGTCAAATATTCTGTAGGCAAACTTATATTATCCAAAGAAAAAAGACGGTCACCGAGATCTAACGGCTTAAATATTATGATCAGGATCGTAGATATATGCTCCCCGCGGTTAGGAGGATTGTTATTGATCATTCAGAGCTgaaactcttttatcagtggctTATCTTTCTTGAACACCACAAAGATCCGACTTATCGACCGGAATCTCTCGATCGGGCTTGAGCATAAGTCTTGTATATTTTCGTTGCTGAACCATCGTTGTGGCTAAATCAGTAATCCCGCCAACTCAACGTCCTTCAAACTATGCATGGTGCAACTGTGCAAGTCCAAACGTTGTAATCAAGATAAGAAAATTGAGCACGAAAATAATTATTCATAAACTGTGTGTTTGTTTACCTCTTTAGCACTAAGGTCATacataaatgaaataaaaattggGCCTCAATTGGAAAGTGTATGAGGTTTAATAGGCCTGTCTCCAGAATATAATCTTTAAGTCCTGTTGTGGAGCTTGCCATCCAGTCATCCACCTAACCAACTTACAAATAGTTTAGAATTGTTG contains these protein-coding regions:
- the LOC111212410 gene encoding uncharacterized protein LOC111212410, which translates into the protein MVSQKLEICIELVKFAVVFVATVAESVEKAFRKPLPALPAAHDGSRNSYSAVPIPLVGFM